The genomic segment TATGGAACCGCGTTGCTGGCATTAATACAAGCCGTGGGCATGGCAAAATGGTTGGTAGGCAATCAAGTTGTTCTAAATCCTAGCTTTTTCTTTTATTTTGTTGCGACGGTTACGTTGGTTACCGGTACGATGTTTTTGATGTGGTTAGGTGAGCAAATTACCGAGCACGGTATCGGTAACGGTATTTCTTTGATAATTTTTTCGGGAATTGTGTCAGGACTGCCGGTGGCGATGGCTAAATCCTTGGAGCAGTTTAGACAGGGGCAGGTACAGTTTTTAACCTTACTCTGTATTTTGGCGGTTATTGTTTTGGTGACGGCATTTGTTGTATTTATGGAGCGAGGACAACGTCGTATCACGGTTAATTATCCACAACGTCAGCAAGGTCGAAAAATTTATAGTGCACAAACCAGTCATTTGCCTTTAAAGATCAACATGGCAGGAGTTATTCCACCGATATTTGCTTCTAGCATCATGTTGTTGCCCGGAACCTTTGCGAATTGGTTTGCTAACGTGAAAGGCTTAGGTTGGTTAGGGAAGCTTAGTTTTTGGTTAGCGCCGGGACAACCCCTATATATTTTGTTATTCGCTGCTGCAATCATATTTTTTTCTTTTTTTTATACGGCGTTGGTTTTTAATCCTAGAGAAACGGCGGACAATTTAAAGAAATCTGGGGCATTTATTCCTGGTATTAGACCGGGCGAGCAAAGCGCGAAGTACATTGATACAACGATGACTAGACTTACTTTAATTGGCTGTATATATCTGGTTTTGGTTGCTTTATTACCTGAGTTTATGATATTTACTTGGCATGTCCCTTTTTACTTTGGGGGCACCTCCCTATTAATTATTGTAGTGGTCATTATGGACTTTATGGTCCAGGTTCAATCCTTATTGATGTCGCATCAATATGAATCACTACTTAAAAAGGCCAATTTGAAGGGTTTGTCTGGCGGACCAGGCAGTGCCTATTAGTTGGCTGAAGGAATATAAGCTTCATCTTTAGAGGTTATTATGAAAGTTAGAGCGTCGATTAAAAAAATTTGCCGAAACTGTAAGGTTATCAAGCGTAAAGGTAAATTACGCGTTATTTGTTCGGCTGAAGCGCGCCATAAGCAGCGCCAGGGCTAGTATTGGCTTGTTGTTGAGCATTTTTCGTCATTGCGAGTGCACGGCGCGCGGCAATCCAGTTGAAAAACTTAGATTTTTTTGGATGGCAGCAGTCTCACTGGCGTTTTGGTCTTGTCATGACGGGCATTTTTGTAGCGTGCAAAGATATTTTTCCAGTGAGCGTTGTTGATTTTTTTTCAGGAGTGAGATACCCTACTGCGCCTTCTGAAATATCTTAAATTTAAGGGTTTGGAGTGAAAAATGGCTAGAATAGCCGGTGTCAATATACCAATAAATAAACATGTCGTTATAGGCTTAACCGCCATCTATGGTGTTGGTCGGTCCCGCGCAAGGAAAATATGCCAAGACTTGGCTATAGCGCCTGAGACTAAAGTTAAGGACCTTGTAGATGCCCAATTAGATGCTATACGGCAGAAGATTCTTACTTATAAAGTGGAAGGCGATTTACGGCGAGAAGTTTCCATCAGCATCAAGCGTTTGATGGATTTAGGCTGTTATAGAGGTATCCGCCATCGTCGTGGTTTACCTGTCCGTGGCCAACGTACTCGCACTAACGCACGTACGCGTAAGGGTCCTCGTAAAATGATTCGCAAGGATTAATGGCCATGTCACTCATAAAATGTATAAGCGTAGGTATTCATTAATATGTCAGATTACAATTCACATGCTTCTCAGCCGCCCTTAACTATGGCCGATAAAGCTTTAGCAGGCGCTCACCGTAAGCGTAAAGAGGTTATACCGGATGCTATCGTTCATCTGAGTACTTCGTTTAACAATACGATTATTTGTATACGCAAAGGCGGTGATACCTTAGGTATATCATCTGCCGGAGCTTGTGACTTTAAGGGTACTAAAAAGGGTACTGCTTTCGCTGCTCGGGTAGCTTTCGAAAAGGCCATAGAAAAAGCCTACGATAAATATAGAGCTAAATATAAACATAACCTGGGACGTGTTGAAGTTAGGATAAAGGGTCCTGGCCAAGGGTCGGAACAAGCGATTATGGCATTGAAGAACAAAGATATAGAGGTCACACAAATACTTAATGTTACAGGTATTCCTTTCAATGGTTGTCGGCCTCCTAAACGCCGTCGAGTTTAGAGAAAAACATACTCATAATGATAAGAATTCGAAGAGTATACATATTAATAATTTGGAGTAAATAATTTAATGGCTAGATACCGAGGTCCTACTTGTAAATTAGCACGCAGACTTGGGACTGATTTACAGTTAAAAAGTGGTATACGTGCACTTGATAGCAAATGTAAGTTAGCTACGCCTCCAGGTATGCATGGCGCCAAACGCGGCAGATTATCTGAATTTGGTGTATTGTTTCGCCAAAAACAATTAATTAGACGTA from the Rickettsiella endosymbiont of Aleochara curtula genome contains:
- the secY gene encoding preprotein translocase subunit SecY → MDKISHLAAAASAKARAPNSGFSELKRRLLFVLLALVIYRIGAHIPVPGLDPHRLADLFSHQSNSILGLFNMFSGGALSRFTVFALGLLPYISVSIIVQLLTAVTPALEELKKEGEAGRRKLNQYTRYGTALLALIQAVGMAKWLVGNQVVLNPSFFFYFVATVTLVTGTMFLMWLGEQITEHGIGNGISLIIFSGIVSGLPVAMAKSLEQFRQGQVQFLTLLCILAVIVLVTAFVVFMERGQRRITVNYPQRQQGRKIYSAQTSHLPLKINMAGVIPPIFASSIMLLPGTFANWFANVKGLGWLGKLSFWLAPGQPLYILLFAAAIIFFSFFYTALVFNPRETADNLKKSGAFIPGIRPGEQSAKYIDTTMTRLTLIGCIYLVLVALLPEFMIFTWHVPFYFGGTSLLIIVVVIMDFMVQVQSLLMSHQYESLLKKANLKGLSGGPGSAY
- the rpmJ gene encoding 50S ribosomal protein L36 translates to MKVRASIKKICRNCKVIKRKGKLRVICSAEARHKQRQG
- the rpsM gene encoding 30S ribosomal protein S13, which produces MARIAGVNIPINKHVVIGLTAIYGVGRSRARKICQDLAIAPETKVKDLVDAQLDAIRQKILTYKVEGDLRREVSISIKRLMDLGCYRGIRHRRGLPVRGQRTRTNARTRKGPRKMIRKD
- the rpsK gene encoding 30S ribosomal protein S11, which gives rise to MSDYNSHASQPPLTMADKALAGAHRKRKEVIPDAIVHLSTSFNNTIICIRKGGDTLGISSAGACDFKGTKKGTAFAARVAFEKAIEKAYDKYRAKYKHNLGRVEVRIKGPGQGSEQAIMALKNKDIEVTQILNVTGIPFNGCRPPKRRRV